A window from Salinigranum halophilum encodes these proteins:
- a CDS encoding DUF424 domain-containing protein codes for MLLRERDTPEGLLVSVCDPDCLGETFEDGPVSLDVTEDFYGGDEAERADREAVVDSLMRATTANIVGERAVSVAIEAGIVDEERVLEVEGTLHAQLLWLR; via the coding sequence ATGCTGCTCCGAGAGCGCGACACCCCCGAGGGCCTGCTCGTGTCGGTCTGTGACCCCGACTGCCTCGGCGAGACGTTCGAGGATGGTCCGGTCTCGCTCGACGTCACCGAGGACTTCTACGGCGGTGACGAGGCCGAACGGGCCGACAGAGAAGCCGTCGTCGACAGCCTCATGCGCGCGACGACGGCGAACATCGTCGGGGAGCGCGCCGTCTCGGTCGCTATCGAGGCTGGCATCGTCGACGAGGAGCGCGTCCTCGAGGTCGAGGGGACGCTCCACGCGCAGTTGCTCTGGTTGCGGTAG
- a CDS encoding DMT family transporter, with protein MNRYRHAALFLCLSAVWGTAFMVTKVGLQTAPPALLAALRFDIATVVLFGYVALRGVQWRPRGTDWYPLVTGGALIIGVHHALLFAGQQYVTSAVAAVLLGLIPVVTPALTRLTATGERLSSLGVLGVLVGFAGVVVIADPDPASLTVDALGVGLVLASALAFALGAVLTYGRAPSLSVPAEQAWMMAIGSVTLHVASVALGEPVPTVWPVEAVAALVYLAVVAGIGGFVLYFVLLDALGPIEVSLLEYVIPVFAALTGWLALGESLSASTVAGFALIFAGFLLVKGRALRGELRRWDERDGVVSGDD; from the coding sequence GTGAACCGGTACAGACACGCCGCCCTGTTCCTCTGCCTCTCGGCGGTGTGGGGGACGGCGTTCATGGTGACGAAGGTCGGCCTCCAGACCGCACCGCCGGCGCTCCTCGCCGCCCTCCGTTTCGACATCGCGACGGTGGTGCTCTTCGGGTACGTCGCGCTCCGGGGGGTCCAGTGGCGACCACGGGGGACGGACTGGTATCCGCTCGTGACCGGCGGGGCGCTCATCATCGGCGTCCATCACGCCCTGCTCTTCGCCGGGCAGCAGTACGTGACGAGCGCCGTCGCCGCGGTCCTCCTCGGCCTCATCCCCGTCGTGACGCCGGCGCTGACGCGGCTCACGGCGACCGGAGAACGGCTCTCGTCGCTCGGTGTCCTCGGCGTCCTCGTCGGGTTCGCCGGTGTGGTCGTCATCGCAGACCCCGACCCAGCGAGCCTCACTGTCGACGCGCTCGGCGTCGGCCTCGTCCTCGCGTCGGCGCTGGCGTTCGCGCTGGGTGCCGTCCTCACCTACGGTCGTGCGCCCTCGCTCTCGGTCCCGGCGGAGCAGGCGTGGATGATGGCCATCGGGAGCGTGACCCTCCACGTCGCGTCTGTCGCCCTCGGTGAGCCCGTACCGACCGTCTGGCCGGTCGAGGCCGTCGCCGCGCTCGTCTACCTGGCGGTGGTGGCGGGCATCGGCGGCTTCGTCCTCTACTTCGTCCTCCTCGACGCGCTCGGCCCCATCGAGGTGAGCCTCCTCGAGTACGTCATCCCCGTCTTCGCCGCACTGACGGGGTGGCTCGCACTCGGCGAGTCGCTGTCCGCTTCGACCGTCGCGGGCTTCGCGCTCATCTTCGCGGGCTTCCTGCTCGTGAAAGGGCGTGCGCTCCGGGGCGAACTCCGGCGGTGGGACGAGCGCGACGGCGTGGTGAGCGGGGACGACTGA
- the thpR gene encoding RNA 2',3'-cyclic phosphodiesterase — protein sequence MRLFVAVDLSDRLASSVADAQERFGGAPGLRFTDAEQAHVTLSFLGEVDDTRLDEVEQAVERGVDASGVAPFDATVGGFGVFPSLDYISVVWTGIRQGTGELNRLHEAIQAELVPLGFEPNDHAFTPHVTLARMDDARGKATVQRVVREEDPTVGSFRVDAVRLKRSELTPDGPQYSTVRRVPL from the coding sequence ATGCGTCTCTTCGTCGCCGTCGACCTCTCCGACCGTCTCGCCTCCTCGGTCGCCGACGCACAGGAGCGGTTCGGTGGTGCGCCTGGACTCCGCTTCACCGACGCCGAACAGGCACACGTCACGCTCTCGTTCCTCGGCGAAGTCGACGACACTCGACTCGACGAGGTCGAACAGGCCGTCGAGCGCGGTGTCGACGCTTCCGGCGTGGCCCCGTTCGATGCCACCGTCGGCGGCTTCGGCGTCTTCCCGTCGCTCGACTACATCAGTGTGGTCTGGACCGGAATCAGACAGGGCACGGGTGAGCTGAACCGTCTCCACGAAGCCATCCAGGCCGAACTCGTCCCGCTCGGCTTCGAGCCGAACGACCACGCCTTCACGCCGCACGTCACGCTCGCCCGCATGGACGACGCCCGCGGGAAGGCGACGGTCCAGCGCGTCGTCCGCGAGGAGGACCCTACCGTCGGCTCCTTCCGGGTCGACGCCGTCCGACTGAAACGCTCGGAGTTGACGCCTGACGGTCCGCAGTACTCGACGGTTCGCCGCGTCCCGCTCTGA
- a CDS encoding LOG family protein, with protein MDRICVYCGSRQGTDPAFVDAAARFGRLLAERDLGLVYGGGDVGLMGAVADGALDAGGAVFGVIPEALFEREVAHERVTELHVVDSMHTRKRRMADLADGFVALPGGFGTLEELVEMLTWAQLGFHTDPCGLLNVAGYYDGLVSFFDAQVDAGFVEPQHRRLLTVTDDPTTLLDEFEQYESPVTERVVDDTEL; from the coding sequence ATGGACCGTATCTGCGTCTACTGTGGCTCGCGTCAGGGTACCGATCCGGCGTTCGTCGACGCGGCGGCGAGGTTCGGCCGCCTGCTCGCCGAGCGCGACCTCGGCCTCGTCTACGGTGGCGGCGACGTCGGGCTGATGGGAGCCGTCGCCGATGGCGCGCTCGACGCCGGCGGCGCGGTGTTCGGCGTCATCCCCGAGGCGCTCTTCGAACGCGAGGTCGCCCACGAGCGAGTCACCGAACTCCACGTCGTCGACTCGATGCACACTCGAAAACGACGGATGGCCGACCTCGCCGACGGCTTCGTCGCGCTCCCCGGTGGGTTCGGCACCCTGGAGGAACTCGTCGAGATGCTCACCTGGGCCCAGCTGGGCTTTCACACCGACCCGTGCGGACTCTTGAACGTCGCCGGCTACTACGACGGACTCGTCTCGTTCTTCGACGCCCAGGTCGACGCCGGCTTCGTGGAACCGCAGCACCGCCGACTCCTCACAGTCACGGACGACCCGACTACCCTCCTCGACGAGTTCGAGCAGTACGAGTCGCCCGTGACCGAGCGGGTGGTCGACGACACGGAACTCTGA